In Pseudofrankia saprophytica, one genomic interval encodes:
- a CDS encoding DUF3618 domain-containing protein codes for MTDQTASATDPDVLRADRDRTRAELGETVDALTGKLDVRTQARTKATEVGQKAAQFGAATRQKAVDVTTPAMHKMAEVTAPAMHKAAEATAPARHKAAEVTAPAMHKVAEVTAPARQKTAELTAQLDQRTGSKLTAAQKGAAVAGAAVVLILAVRRKRV; via the coding sequence ATGACAGACCAGACCGCGTCCGCTACTGATCCCGACGTACTGCGCGCAGACCGGGACCGGACCCGCGCCGAGCTTGGCGAGACCGTCGACGCTCTGACCGGCAAGCTCGACGTCAGGACCCAGGCCCGGACGAAGGCGACCGAGGTCGGCCAGAAGGCGGCCCAGTTCGGCGCGGCCACCCGGCAGAAGGCCGTCGACGTGACGACCCCGGCGATGCACAAGATGGCCGAGGTGACCGCTCCGGCGATGCACAAGGCGGCGGAGGCCACGGCGCCGGCTCGGCACAAGGCGGCCGAGGTGACCGCCCCGGCGATGCACAAGGTCGCCGAGGTCACCGCGCCAGCCCGGCAGAAGACGGCCGAGCTCACGGCCCAGCTCGACCAGCGCACCGGCAGCAAGCTCACCGCCGCCCAGAAGGGCGCGGCCGTGGCCGGCGCGGCGGTCGTCCTGATCTTGGCCGTGAGGAGGAAGCGCGTGTGA
- a CDS encoding phage holin family protein: MSVGNEVRAPVSDASAGELVSRLSEQVSRLVHDELALARAEMTRKGKKAALGGGMLGGAGVVSVFGTGVLITAAVLGLATAVSAWLAALIVGAVLVAIAAGLALTGKKEVSQATPPLPVDAIEGVKDDLHTVKEARQR; the protein is encoded by the coding sequence ATGTCAGTCGGTAACGAGGTCCGGGCCCCGGTCAGCGATGCCTCCGCCGGGGAGTTGGTGTCTCGCCTGTCCGAACAGGTGAGCCGGCTCGTGCACGACGAGCTCGCGCTCGCACGGGCGGAGATGACCCGCAAGGGAAAGAAGGCGGCGCTGGGCGGCGGAATGCTGGGCGGCGCCGGAGTCGTGAGCGTGTTCGGCACCGGCGTGCTGATCACGGCCGCCGTCCTCGGTCTGGCGACCGCGGTCTCCGCGTGGCTGGCCGCGCTGATCGTGGGTGCCGTCCTGGTCGCGATCGCCGCGGGCCTCGCACTGACCGGCAAGAAGGAAGTCAGCCAGGCGACCCCGCCGCTGCCCGTCGACGCCATCGAGGGCGTCAAGGACGATCTTCACACCGTCAAGGAGGCACGACAGCGATGA
- a CDS encoding DUF4235 domain-containing protein: MSVGKKIAYKPVGMASGLLAGAVSGAIVRRVWSKAAGEDETPGALRLDHTFVEVVLAAALQGAVFAATSAAVNRLGAHGFRRATGVWPGD; the protein is encoded by the coding sequence GTGAGCGTGGGGAAGAAGATCGCCTACAAGCCTGTCGGCATGGCCAGCGGCCTGCTGGCGGGAGCCGTGTCCGGAGCCATCGTCCGGAGGGTGTGGTCGAAGGCCGCGGGCGAGGACGAGACTCCTGGCGCGTTGCGGCTGGATCACACCTTCGTCGAGGTGGTCCTCGCCGCCGCTCTGCAGGGCGCGGTGTTCGCCGCGACCAGCGCGGCCGTCAACCGCCTCGGCGCGCACGGCTTCCGGCGCGCGACCGGCGTGTGGCCGGGAGATTGA